A single Thunnus thynnus chromosome 6, fThuThy2.1, whole genome shotgun sequence DNA region contains:
- the dnmt3ba gene encoding DNA (cytosine-5-)-methyltransferase 3 beta, duplicate a isoform X2 — protein sequence MASPAVVTPDPFLDKTSRFQLVTWLNNLLKTDFKDVRQIGSGACQCQLMDWVIPGSVDMSKVKFDAQGEDDCKHNFSLLHEAFSKNGITKTIPVEELINGDFKSNFEILKWFKAFYVANVKTEEYDPVKARDSHDISPILASPQSWKPKLESGTEENGTVTTTKYIYTEEWKNTFDWAERSTLGESYTYCRICDRNLSTLHKGFIDLKRHVETKIHMKRAKIAKSVRLQSQRSEPLPCSNAAIRFIHKHFKHGPSDGGQVSSYFARCKLGLQYPKDITSVCQHTPYCVYIYEGVTLGKDETASVLLVGFFDVEASKHRIRFLDALQSPADNGGDQTAAAVVETLKKFELPTDNLVTVYSDSKSAASQQICSQLRELNPNIVALGGLYNIGDAACHAGVKRLSNQAQELMVDIHAHYSSCSTKNDNLKALFDSDITGENASFPLNTSCLNFCQLVTKILEIWTDLILYFSSCDKEDDKAKLICSQLQDPKVRATFMFLEQALKPLHNFQRHMQIHEGAARADLPLILEEASSLLWTYTSSFLHPEAAVRFLKERDAQILNNKKFHLSSSELSLGGRAAEDFLNESKAAEVLPHLQEEVLPFYIALAGSIAEELPLSEEVLRGLAQLLNPQSRLKVTGEAVGELGITLGICSSPEEVKQLTSEFVEYQLAEEGEKEKSAVVSLEKHWADVLKETKPTSILRKLVFTLLCLPCPPLDAQLVFSQALENGDATLSDSEALTESESDVTSDSTLSDSISNKESSIKTEGFNGLDVTLKPCKVRLTKLNDPKSYHYEENGSLLKEEEETSPSSKPTPRGRRKHAYQDGKGFLTGELVWGKVKGFSWWPGMVMPWKTKSAPPGMRRVEWFGDGMFSEIYTEGLLPFSTFTKCFCRNSFASLPLYKEAIFQIIELAGERCVKSFAAAEGNKEKELKLMLDWAFEGFLPTGPEGFIPLDSAAHVDSSDSAPSEYQPPAKRKYVFKNKANASIVTCSRESIIEKLKEKGRKIEDFCLSCGTSEIEVQHPLFEGGLCLKCKENFTETLYRYDEDGYQSYCTVCCAGLEVILCGNASCCRCFCKDCLDILVGPGTFDKLKDVDPWSCYMCKPSQCEGNLKLRPDWSVKVQDFFVNNSAMEFEPHRVYPSIPADKRRPIKVLSLFDGIATGYLVLRDLGFKIERYIASEICEDSITVGMVKHDGKIEYVNDVRTITRKHLAEWGPFDLLIGGSPCNDLSMVNPLRKGLFEGTGRLFFEYYRILTLLKPKEDDDRPFFWLFENVVFMSANDKSDICRFLECNPILIDAVKVSPAHRARYFWGNLPGMNRPLATSLDDKVALQDCLEVGRKAKFDKVRTITTKSNSIRQGKMGPLPVCMNGKDDYLWCTEMEQIFGFPKHYTDVNNMGRMQRQKVLGRSWSVPVIRHLFAPLKDYFECE from the exons ATGGCAAGTCCAGCGGTTGTGACACCAGACCCCTTCCTAGATAAAACCAGCCGCTTTCAACTGGTGACCTGGCTCAACAACCTGCTGAAGACAGACTTCAAAGATGTGCGGCAGATTGGTTCAG GTGCGTGTCAGTGTCAGCTCATGGACTGGGTTATCCCTGGCTCTGTTGACATGTCCAAGGTGAAATTTGATGCACAAGGTGAAGATGACTGTAAGCACAACTTCAGTCTCCTACATGAGGCCTTCAGCAAGAACGGTATCACAAAG aCGATTCCAGTTGAGGAGCTCATAAATGGGGATTTTAAAAGCAACTTTGAGATCCTGAAGTGGTTCAAAGCTTTCTACGTGGCAAATGTGAAAACTGAGGAATACGACCCTGTGAAAGCTCGGGACAGCCATGATATCAGCCCTATTCTGGCATCTCCTCAATCAT GGAAGCCTAAATTGGAATCAGGCACTGAAGAGAACGGCACTGTGACAAcgacaaaatacatttacactGAAGAGTGGAAGAATACTTTTGACTGGGCTGAAAGAAGTACTCTTGGAGAGAGCTATACCTACTGCCGCATTTGTGACAGAAACCTGAGCACTCTTCATAAAGGCTTTATTGACCTCAAGCGACATGtggaaacaaaaatacacatgaaaAGGGCTAAAATCGCCAAGAGTGTTCGCCTGCAAAGCCAACGCTCTGAGCCGCTTCCCTGTAGCAACGCAGCTATCCGTTTTATTCACAAACACTTTAAGCATGGCCCCAGTGATGGCGGGCAGGTGTCTAGTTATTTTGCACGCTGTAAACTGGGGTTGCAGTACCCCAAAGATATTACATCTGTTTGCCAACATACTCCTTACTGCGTATACATTTATGAAGGGGTAACACTGGGCAAGGATGAGACTGCCTCTGTGTTGCTTGTTGGGTTTTTTGATGTCGAAGCCTCCAAGCACCGCATCCGATTTCTGGATGCTCTTCAGTCTCCAGCAGATAATGGAGGAGATCAAACGGCGGCGGCAGTGGTGGAAACCTTGAAGAAATTTGAGTTACCCACGGATAATCTTGTCACTGTTTATTCTGACAGTaaaagtgcagcctcacagcagATCTGCTCGCAGCTCAGGGAGCTCAACCCGAACATAGTAGCCTTAGGGGGGCTGTACAACATTGGTGATGCTGCTTGCCATGCTGGGGTTAAAAGACTCTCCAACCAGGCTCAAGAGTTGATGGTAGACATCCATGCCCACTACTCCTCCTGCTCTACCAAGAATGACAACCTCAAGGCTCTTTTTGACTCAGATATCACCGGAgaaaatgcatcatttcctCTCAACACCAGCTGCCTTAATTTTTGCCAGTTAGTCACAAAAATCTTAGAAATATGGACAGATCTTATATTGTACTTTAGCTCTTGCGACAAGGAAGATGACAAAGCCAAGTTAATCTGCTCCCAGCTGCAGGATCCCAAAGTCAGGGCAACATTTATGTTCCTGGAGCAGGCCCTAAAGCCTCTGCACAATTTCCAAAGGCATATGCAGATACACGAGGGAGCTGCCCGAGCTGATTTGCCGCTCATCCTAGAAGAAGCCAGTAGCCTGCTGTGGACCTacacctcctccttccttcatCCTGAAGCTGCTGTTCGCTTCCTCAAAGAACGTGATGCCCAAATCCTTAATAACAAGAAATTCCACCTGTCAAGCTCTGAACTCAGTCTGGGTGGGAGAGCTGCAGAAGACTTCCTGAACGAGTCTAAAGCTGCAGAAGTGCTGCCACATTTACAAGAGGAGGTGTTGCCGTTCTACATCGCGCTCGCAGGTAGCATTGCAGAAGAGCTGCCTCTAAGTGAGGAGGTGCTAAGAGGCTTGGCTCAGCTGCTGAACCCCCAGAGCAGGCTGAAAGTAACAGGGGAAGCAGTAGGAGAGCTTGGCATTACATTGGGAATCTGCAGCTCCCCTGAGGAGGTCAAGCAGCTCACTAGTGAATTCGTCGAGTatcagctggctgaggagggagaaaaggaaaagtcagcagTAGTTTCACTGGAGAAACACTGGGCCGACGTACTGAAGGAAACCAAACCAACCTCAATCCTCAGGAAGCTTGTTTTTACCCTGTTGTGCCTCCCCTGTCCTCCACTTGATGCTCAGCTGGTGTTTTCTCAG GCCTTGGAGAATGGTGATGCCACATTGTCTGACAGTGAAGCCTTAACAGAAAGCGAGAGTGACGTCACGTCCGACAGCACTCTCTCCGACAGCATCAGCAACAAGGAGTCCTCAATTAAGACTGAAG GATTCAATGGCCTTGATGTGACCTTGAAGCCATGTAAAGTCCGCCTTACAAAATTAAATG ATCCAAAGAGTTATCATTATGAAGAGAATGGCTCCTTATTGAAAGAG GAGGAAGAGACATCACCATCCAGTAAACCCACACCAAGAGGACGACGGAAACATGCCTACCAG GACGGTAAAGGGTTTCTGACAGGAGAGCTGGTGTGGGGGAAAGTGAAGGGGTTTTCCTGGTGGCCTGGGATGGTGATGCCGTGGAAAACCAAGTCAGCTCCTCCGGGTATGCGGAGGGTGGAGTGGTTCGGCGACGGGATGTTCTCAGAG ATCTATACGGAGGGTCTGCTGCCATTTAGTACCTTTACAAAGTGCTTCTGCAGAAACTCCTTCGCCAGCTTGCCTCTCTACAAGGAGGCCATCTTCCAGATCATCGAG CTGGCAGGCGAGCGTTGTGTGAAGTCTTTTGCTGCGGCtgaaggaaacaaagaaaaagagctCAAGCTGATGCTTGACTGGGCCTTTGAAGGATTTCTGCCTACAGGACCGGAGGGATTCATACCTCTTG ATTCTGCTGCACATGTTGACTCCTCCGACTCCGCCCCGTCCGAGTACCAGCCGCCAGCAaaaaggaaatatgtttttaaaaataaggcAAACGCTTCCATCGTCACCTGCAGCAGAG AATCGATAATAGAAAAGCTCAAGGAGAAGGGAAGAAAAATCGAAG atttttgtttgtcttgtggcACATCTGAGATTGAAGTGCAGCACCCGTTGTTTGAAGGTGGTCTTTGTCTAAAATGCAAG GAGAACTTCACAGAGACCCTGTATCGCTACGATGAAGATGGCTACCAGTCGTACTGCACCGTGTGCTGCGCGGGCTTAGAGGTCATTCTGTGTGGCAATGCCAGTTGCTGCAG ATGTTTCTGTAAGGACTGTCTGGACATCCTGGTGGGTCCGGGAACCTTTGACAAGCTGAAAGACGTCGATCCATGGAGCTGCTACATGTGCAAACCGTCCCAGTGCGAAGGAAACCTCAAACTCAGACCAGACTGGAGTGTTAAGGTCCAAGACTTCTTTGTCAACAACAGTGCCATGGAGTTT GAGCCTCACAGAGTTTATCCCTCCATCCCTGCCGATAAACGCAGACCAATCAAGGTGCTCTCGCTCTTTGATGGTATTGCAACAG GATACCTGGTGCTCAGAGATTTGGGCTTCAAGATTGAGCGCTACATCGCTTCAGAAATCTGTGAGGATTCGATCACCGTGGGGATGGTCAAGCACGATGGAAAGATAGAATACGTCAATGACGTTCGCACCATCACGAGGAAACAT CTGGCTGAATGGGGTCCCTTTGATCTTCTGATTGGAGGCAGTCCGTGTAACGACCTGTCGATGGTCAATCCTCTTCGGAAAGGATTATTTG AGGGCACTGGAAGGCTCTTTTTCGAATACTACCGTATATTGACCTTGTTGAAGCCGAAGGAGGACGACGACCGTCCCTTTTTCTGGTTGTTTGAGAACGTGGTTTTCATGAGCGCCAATGATAAATCAGATATCTGTAGATTCCTTGAG tgtaatcCAATTCTTATCGATGCAGTGAAAGTCAGTCCTGCTCACAGAGCGCGCTACTTCTGGGGAAACCTCCCTGGCATGAACAG ACCCTTAGCTACATCTCTAGATGACAAAGTGGCTCTCCAGGATTGTTTGGAAGTCGGACGCAAGGCGAAG TTTGACAAAGTCCGCACCATAACAACAAAGTCAAACTCCATAAGGCAGGGGAAGATGGGGCCGCTACCCGTCTGCATGAACGGCAAAGATGACTACCTATGGTGCACCGAAATGGAACA GATCTTTGGCTTCCCCAAACACTACACAGATGTGAACAACATGGGCCGGATGCAGAGGCAGAAAGTCTTGGGTCGCTCCTGGAGTGTCCCTGTTATTCGTCACCTCTTCGCCCCACTGAAGGACTATTTTGAATGTGAATAG
- the dnmt3ba gene encoding DNA (cytosine-5-)-methyltransferase 3 beta, duplicate a isoform X1 — translation MASPAVVTPDPFLDKTSRFQLVTWLNNLLKTDFKDVRQIGSGACQCQLMDWVIPGSVDMSKVKFDAQGEDDCKHNFSLLHEAFSKNGITKTIPVEELINGDFKSNFEILKWFKAFYVANVKTEEYDPVKARDSHDISPILASPQSWKPKLESGTEENGTVTTTKYIYTEEWKNTFDWAERSTLGESYTYCRICDRNLSTLHKGFIDLKRHVETKIHMKRAKIAKSVRLQSQRSEPLPCSNAAIRFIHKHFKHGPSDGGQVSSYFARCKLGLQYPKDITSVCQHTPYCVYIYEGVTLGKDETASVLLVGFFDVEASKHRIRFLDALQSPADNGGDQTAAAVVETLKKFELPTDNLVTVYSDSKSAASQQICSQLRELNPNIVALGGLYNIGDAACHAGVKRLSNQAQELMVDIHAHYSSCSTKNDNLKALFDSDITGENASFPLNTSCLNFCQLVTKILEIWTDLILYFSSCDKEDDKAKLICSQLQDPKVRATFMFLEQALKPLHNFQRHMQIHEGAARADLPLILEEASSLLWTYTSSFLHPEAAVRFLKERDAQILNNKKFHLSSSELSLGGRAAEDFLNESKAAEVLPHLQEEVLPFYIALAGSIAEELPLSEEVLRGLAQLLNPQSRLKVTGEAVGELGITLGICSSPEEVKQLTSEFVEYQLAEEGEKEKSAVVSLEKHWADVLKETKPTSILRKLVFTLLCLPCPPLDAQLVFSQALENGDATLSDSEALTESESDVTSDSTLSDSISNKESSIKTEGFNGLDVTLKPCKVRLTKLNDPKSYHYEENGSLLKEGTIRGGFGWESSLRQTPQARTVFQAGRSTWCKPIALDKGPESRDEVEEETSPSSKPTPRGRRKHAYQDGKGFLTGELVWGKVKGFSWWPGMVMPWKTKSAPPGMRRVEWFGDGMFSEIYTEGLLPFSTFTKCFCRNSFASLPLYKEAIFQIIELAGERCVKSFAAAEGNKEKELKLMLDWAFEGFLPTGPEGFIPLDSAAHVDSSDSAPSEYQPPAKRKYVFKNKANASIVTCSRESIIEKLKEKGRKIEDFCLSCGTSEIEVQHPLFEGGLCLKCKENFTETLYRYDEDGYQSYCTVCCAGLEVILCGNASCCRCFCKDCLDILVGPGTFDKLKDVDPWSCYMCKPSQCEGNLKLRPDWSVKVQDFFVNNSAMEFEPHRVYPSIPADKRRPIKVLSLFDGIATGYLVLRDLGFKIERYIASEICEDSITVGMVKHDGKIEYVNDVRTITRKHLAEWGPFDLLIGGSPCNDLSMVNPLRKGLFEGTGRLFFEYYRILTLLKPKEDDDRPFFWLFENVVFMSANDKSDICRFLECNPILIDAVKVSPAHRARYFWGNLPGMNRPLATSLDDKVALQDCLEVGRKAKFDKVRTITTKSNSIRQGKMGPLPVCMNGKDDYLWCTEMEQIFGFPKHYTDVNNMGRMQRQKVLGRSWSVPVIRHLFAPLKDYFECE, via the exons ATGGCAAGTCCAGCGGTTGTGACACCAGACCCCTTCCTAGATAAAACCAGCCGCTTTCAACTGGTGACCTGGCTCAACAACCTGCTGAAGACAGACTTCAAAGATGTGCGGCAGATTGGTTCAG GTGCGTGTCAGTGTCAGCTCATGGACTGGGTTATCCCTGGCTCTGTTGACATGTCCAAGGTGAAATTTGATGCACAAGGTGAAGATGACTGTAAGCACAACTTCAGTCTCCTACATGAGGCCTTCAGCAAGAACGGTATCACAAAG aCGATTCCAGTTGAGGAGCTCATAAATGGGGATTTTAAAAGCAACTTTGAGATCCTGAAGTGGTTCAAAGCTTTCTACGTGGCAAATGTGAAAACTGAGGAATACGACCCTGTGAAAGCTCGGGACAGCCATGATATCAGCCCTATTCTGGCATCTCCTCAATCAT GGAAGCCTAAATTGGAATCAGGCACTGAAGAGAACGGCACTGTGACAAcgacaaaatacatttacactGAAGAGTGGAAGAATACTTTTGACTGGGCTGAAAGAAGTACTCTTGGAGAGAGCTATACCTACTGCCGCATTTGTGACAGAAACCTGAGCACTCTTCATAAAGGCTTTATTGACCTCAAGCGACATGtggaaacaaaaatacacatgaaaAGGGCTAAAATCGCCAAGAGTGTTCGCCTGCAAAGCCAACGCTCTGAGCCGCTTCCCTGTAGCAACGCAGCTATCCGTTTTATTCACAAACACTTTAAGCATGGCCCCAGTGATGGCGGGCAGGTGTCTAGTTATTTTGCACGCTGTAAACTGGGGTTGCAGTACCCCAAAGATATTACATCTGTTTGCCAACATACTCCTTACTGCGTATACATTTATGAAGGGGTAACACTGGGCAAGGATGAGACTGCCTCTGTGTTGCTTGTTGGGTTTTTTGATGTCGAAGCCTCCAAGCACCGCATCCGATTTCTGGATGCTCTTCAGTCTCCAGCAGATAATGGAGGAGATCAAACGGCGGCGGCAGTGGTGGAAACCTTGAAGAAATTTGAGTTACCCACGGATAATCTTGTCACTGTTTATTCTGACAGTaaaagtgcagcctcacagcagATCTGCTCGCAGCTCAGGGAGCTCAACCCGAACATAGTAGCCTTAGGGGGGCTGTACAACATTGGTGATGCTGCTTGCCATGCTGGGGTTAAAAGACTCTCCAACCAGGCTCAAGAGTTGATGGTAGACATCCATGCCCACTACTCCTCCTGCTCTACCAAGAATGACAACCTCAAGGCTCTTTTTGACTCAGATATCACCGGAgaaaatgcatcatttcctCTCAACACCAGCTGCCTTAATTTTTGCCAGTTAGTCACAAAAATCTTAGAAATATGGACAGATCTTATATTGTACTTTAGCTCTTGCGACAAGGAAGATGACAAAGCCAAGTTAATCTGCTCCCAGCTGCAGGATCCCAAAGTCAGGGCAACATTTATGTTCCTGGAGCAGGCCCTAAAGCCTCTGCACAATTTCCAAAGGCATATGCAGATACACGAGGGAGCTGCCCGAGCTGATTTGCCGCTCATCCTAGAAGAAGCCAGTAGCCTGCTGTGGACCTacacctcctccttccttcatCCTGAAGCTGCTGTTCGCTTCCTCAAAGAACGTGATGCCCAAATCCTTAATAACAAGAAATTCCACCTGTCAAGCTCTGAACTCAGTCTGGGTGGGAGAGCTGCAGAAGACTTCCTGAACGAGTCTAAAGCTGCAGAAGTGCTGCCACATTTACAAGAGGAGGTGTTGCCGTTCTACATCGCGCTCGCAGGTAGCATTGCAGAAGAGCTGCCTCTAAGTGAGGAGGTGCTAAGAGGCTTGGCTCAGCTGCTGAACCCCCAGAGCAGGCTGAAAGTAACAGGGGAAGCAGTAGGAGAGCTTGGCATTACATTGGGAATCTGCAGCTCCCCTGAGGAGGTCAAGCAGCTCACTAGTGAATTCGTCGAGTatcagctggctgaggagggagaaaaggaaaagtcagcagTAGTTTCACTGGAGAAACACTGGGCCGACGTACTGAAGGAAACCAAACCAACCTCAATCCTCAGGAAGCTTGTTTTTACCCTGTTGTGCCTCCCCTGTCCTCCACTTGATGCTCAGCTGGTGTTTTCTCAG GCCTTGGAGAATGGTGATGCCACATTGTCTGACAGTGAAGCCTTAACAGAAAGCGAGAGTGACGTCACGTCCGACAGCACTCTCTCCGACAGCATCAGCAACAAGGAGTCCTCAATTAAGACTGAAG GATTCAATGGCCTTGATGTGACCTTGAAGCCATGTAAAGTCCGCCTTACAAAATTAAATG ATCCAAAGAGTTATCATTATGAAGAGAATGGCTCCTTATTGAAAGAG GGGACCATTAGGGGAGGTTTTGGCTGGGAAAGCAGCTTGCGCCAGACGCCACAGGCCCGTACAGTGTTTCAGGCTGGCCGTAGCACCTGGTGCAAACCCATAGCTCTTGATAAGGGTCCGGAGTCCCGAGATGAGGTG GAGGAAGAGACATCACCATCCAGTAAACCCACACCAAGAGGACGACGGAAACATGCCTACCAG GACGGTAAAGGGTTTCTGACAGGAGAGCTGGTGTGGGGGAAAGTGAAGGGGTTTTCCTGGTGGCCTGGGATGGTGATGCCGTGGAAAACCAAGTCAGCTCCTCCGGGTATGCGGAGGGTGGAGTGGTTCGGCGACGGGATGTTCTCAGAG ATCTATACGGAGGGTCTGCTGCCATTTAGTACCTTTACAAAGTGCTTCTGCAGAAACTCCTTCGCCAGCTTGCCTCTCTACAAGGAGGCCATCTTCCAGATCATCGAG CTGGCAGGCGAGCGTTGTGTGAAGTCTTTTGCTGCGGCtgaaggaaacaaagaaaaagagctCAAGCTGATGCTTGACTGGGCCTTTGAAGGATTTCTGCCTACAGGACCGGAGGGATTCATACCTCTTG ATTCTGCTGCACATGTTGACTCCTCCGACTCCGCCCCGTCCGAGTACCAGCCGCCAGCAaaaaggaaatatgtttttaaaaataaggcAAACGCTTCCATCGTCACCTGCAGCAGAG AATCGATAATAGAAAAGCTCAAGGAGAAGGGAAGAAAAATCGAAG atttttgtttgtcttgtggcACATCTGAGATTGAAGTGCAGCACCCGTTGTTTGAAGGTGGTCTTTGTCTAAAATGCAAG GAGAACTTCACAGAGACCCTGTATCGCTACGATGAAGATGGCTACCAGTCGTACTGCACCGTGTGCTGCGCGGGCTTAGAGGTCATTCTGTGTGGCAATGCCAGTTGCTGCAG ATGTTTCTGTAAGGACTGTCTGGACATCCTGGTGGGTCCGGGAACCTTTGACAAGCTGAAAGACGTCGATCCATGGAGCTGCTACATGTGCAAACCGTCCCAGTGCGAAGGAAACCTCAAACTCAGACCAGACTGGAGTGTTAAGGTCCAAGACTTCTTTGTCAACAACAGTGCCATGGAGTTT GAGCCTCACAGAGTTTATCCCTCCATCCCTGCCGATAAACGCAGACCAATCAAGGTGCTCTCGCTCTTTGATGGTATTGCAACAG GATACCTGGTGCTCAGAGATTTGGGCTTCAAGATTGAGCGCTACATCGCTTCAGAAATCTGTGAGGATTCGATCACCGTGGGGATGGTCAAGCACGATGGAAAGATAGAATACGTCAATGACGTTCGCACCATCACGAGGAAACAT CTGGCTGAATGGGGTCCCTTTGATCTTCTGATTGGAGGCAGTCCGTGTAACGACCTGTCGATGGTCAATCCTCTTCGGAAAGGATTATTTG AGGGCACTGGAAGGCTCTTTTTCGAATACTACCGTATATTGACCTTGTTGAAGCCGAAGGAGGACGACGACCGTCCCTTTTTCTGGTTGTTTGAGAACGTGGTTTTCATGAGCGCCAATGATAAATCAGATATCTGTAGATTCCTTGAG tgtaatcCAATTCTTATCGATGCAGTGAAAGTCAGTCCTGCTCACAGAGCGCGCTACTTCTGGGGAAACCTCCCTGGCATGAACAG ACCCTTAGCTACATCTCTAGATGACAAAGTGGCTCTCCAGGATTGTTTGGAAGTCGGACGCAAGGCGAAG TTTGACAAAGTCCGCACCATAACAACAAAGTCAAACTCCATAAGGCAGGGGAAGATGGGGCCGCTACCCGTCTGCATGAACGGCAAAGATGACTACCTATGGTGCACCGAAATGGAACA GATCTTTGGCTTCCCCAAACACTACACAGATGTGAACAACATGGGCCGGATGCAGAGGCAGAAAGTCTTGGGTCGCTCCTGGAGTGTCCCTGTTATTCGTCACCTCTTCGCCCCACTGAAGGACTATTTTGAATGTGAATAG